One Henckelia pumila chloroplast, complete genome DNA window includes the following coding sequences:
- the psaJ gene encoding photosystem I subunit J — protein sequence MRDLKTYLSVAPVLSTLWFGALAGLLIEINRFFPDALTFPFFSF from the coding sequence ATGCGAGATCTAAAAACATATCTCTCCGTGGCCCCAGTACTAAGTACACTGTGGTTCGGGGCTTTAGCAGGTCTATTGATAGAGATTAATCGTTTTTTCCCGGATGCGTTGACATTCCCCTTTTTTTCATTCTAG